The Halomonas sp. KG2 genome segment ACTTCACCGAAGGTGCTGCAACAGCGACTGTGTATGGTACGCATCACTGGTATTTTATTCATTCTCGCGCTGGTCGCAGCCACATTAGTCGTATACCTCACAATGCCTTCTAGCTTATATTTTGAGCACCCATGACGCATGGCTGAGTGGGGGTGGGCGGTCACAACTGGTGTCGTTATACTCATGTGTGGAGGTTGGTGTAAGTCCCGCCGTGAGAATCAAGTTGCCAAAGCCCTTAAAGTACACATCTATGCATCAATTACTCGGGTACGAAGCGGCCTACTTGATGACTGGTTGGCATCATGTAGGAGGCGTGATTGAGCGCTACGAGCAGTTGAGTTTTCCAGTTGATCTACTTTGATGTGAGTGTTTATTGCGGTAATCGTGTTAGTTTTGGAGACGATAGAAGACCGCTCGGTAATAGGTATTCGCCCTCTGCTAGTGGTATTGCCAACCTGGAGAACGTTGGCTCTAAGTTGACTCCTGCCATTTGCCAAGCTTTCCAAACCAAAGTCGTGCAATAAATTGCATCAACGCCAAATACTCTGAATGGCGCTCCTTCCTTTGCTATCGCCCATTCTACTGCGCTTTGCCTTTCAGAATCGGTGGCATCAACTTGATAGACTGAAAAGTAACGAGACTGTTCTGGCGCGATAAAGAAGCTCAGTGGGTCGATAACCACGCCATCGATACGACCTGGGATTTCAGCAGGAGAAGAGTGGATCACAACCCATTGCTCATCCTGCTTCGCAAGCATACCGACATGGCTGAAACTTCCATTGTCAATTGCTAATACTGCATTACTTACGAACTCAGTGCCTTCCCGAAAAATAAGATCTCCCGGGCGGGCTTCGTCCAATTCATCTGCTGTTGATAGGGGAGCGAGAGTAAACAGCGAGATCAAGGCTATTGTAGTGCGTACCCAGGAGAACTTGGTCATCAATCTAAGCTTATCTTCCAATCGCCATCAATTTTGACTAGCCGTGTATTTTCAGTAGTGCTTTTGCCATTTCCATAGTTGATTTGGCTCTGGATCGTAGCCTGATTACCATCGTCTGAGATAACAGAATTGAGGGTTTCCACAGAGTCGAAACCGTCGTTAGCATTTATGCGATTCTGAACTTCACCGACAATCATTTGCACTTTGCCTCTAGCCTGAACCATTTCGTTTGCACTGACACTTGCGAATGATATTTGGTCAATAGCTTTATCAGTGTCACCTTGTGCGGCAGCCTTAAAGAACGTCTCAACAGTATCTTCTGGTTTTCCACCAGAGCAAGCGGTGAGTGTGAATACAGCCAAAAGCAGTAGTAACGGATAAAGTAAGTGGTTTTTCATGTTAGTCCCTTTGATAAATAATTCCCCGTTAGGTGATGGTATCAAAGTTTTATGAGGTTTTTTATGCGTTTTGGGAAAAATGGGTATAGGCCGAATGAATACTAATATTTTTCAGGTAATTACTACCATATTAAAGGAGTGTGGGCTGGCTCACTCGGCAATCGTTCCGCATCATCTATCACACGAACTTTGGTAGTCATCTTATGCGACCGCCTCCAGGATACTTGAGGGAGCCGTCAATATGCGTAAGGCTTTTAGTCACGACTCAACCCCGTACGCAGTGATTCAATTCGCTGACAGTCGGGATGAAGAAACCGGCCACCGTGCCGGTTTCTTCGTTTCTAAGTCACCGAACTTCTGCAATGAGGCAAAGGAATAAACCTCAAAGAGCCAAAAGGAAGGGGTTAATGGAATGGTTTTGAAGGGGAAGGAACTTACCGGTGAAAGACATGAGTAGTCGTTGAGTGGTAGGCTCTAAAGGTTAAGACTAGCTATCCAAGAGTTTGCAGCAGTCAGACAACGCTCGAAACTGTAAGGTAACCGGCCCGTTGTCGATCAGCCCTGACAAAGTGCACGAAATCGAGCGTAATAAACGGCTGCTTAAGAGCAGCCATTTGGACAGTTGGGTTGAAAATCATCGTATATCACTATTCTTATTTTCTATTGATTAAGATTGTCCAACATACTTTGAAGTCGCTGCTGCGCTGTCTTATTTAAAGGAAGAAGCGGTTTTCTTGGGTTGCCCGCTTCTTTTCCTTGAAGTGTAAGCCCTGATTTAACTGCTGCTGCTAGGCCGAATGAAACGATAAATTCAAGAAACTCGTATTGCTGATAAAACAGTGCTTTAGCTTTCTCGTTGTCACCGCTCTTGACTGCATCGAACAGTTGTTTCGGTTTATCGCCTATCAGGCAAGGAGCTGCTGTACACCAACCGCTGGCACCTGCATTGAGAGCCTCTAACGCCATATGGTTACAGCCATTAAAGAAGGGCACTTTGCCATCCGATAATGTGTAGATCTTGTGCATGCGTTGTATGTCGCCAGTACTTTCCTTGATCATGCTTGCATTCTGTATGCTGTCGACCATTTTAAGCATGAATTCGGGACTCATATCCACGCCACAGGTAGCGGGGTTGTTATAAACCATTATGGGCAGCGGGCTTGCGCTTGAGACTGCTTCGTAGTGCTGGAAGATTTCAGCCTCGCTCAATTTATAATACGAAAATGGAGAGAGCATAATGACATCGGCCCCGATGTTATGAGCATGCTGCGCGTATTTAACGGCTTGCTCGGTGGTAAGCTCTGCGATACCAATGACCACAGGTACCCTACCTGCAACATACTTCACAGTGTATTCAGCGACCTGCTTCCACTCCTCTTCACTCAAATAGGCGGCCTCACCGGCACTGCCTAATGCAGCAATAGCATCTACTTTGGCTCCTGGATTCATAGAATAACCGCAGCACTTTGGACACCACGGTGGAGGCAGGAGGGTCAGCGCCGGTACCCTTCTCGGCTCACCGACCAAAGTGAAGCAGAGCATGGGATACCGACAGCTGACCCAGACCCAACGATACCAGATCCACGCCCGCTATGACTTGGGCGTGAGCCAGCGTCAAATCGGCAGAGAGCTAGGAATCCACAGCAGCACGGTCAGCCGTGAGCTGCGTCGTAACGCCACTTCTGGTGGCTACGACCCCGAGCAGGCCCAGTCCCTCAGTGATCACCGCCGCCGCACCGCCTGGAAGTGGACGAAGCGCTTGCCCAGCCTGATCACCGCCGTTGCCGACCGGCTGCGAGAGGAGTGGAGTCCGGAGCAGATCAGCGGCTTCATGGCACCGTTGGCCGGCATAGGCGTCAGTCACCAGTGGATCTACTCCTTGATCTGGGATGACAGAGCGCAAGGTGGCGATCTATGGCGGCACCTCCGCCAACCGAAGCGTCGCAGCAAGCATCGGGCTCAGGCCAAGAGCGCTGGGCTTGGCAAGATCCCCAGCCGCGTGGGCATTGAGCATCGCCCGGCAGAGGTCGATGCCAGGCTCGTCATCGGGCACTGGGAAGGCGACACCGTCATTCAGGGGCATAAGCAATCGGGGCTGGTGACGCTGGTAGAGCGCCGTAGCGGCTATCTGCTGGCGGCGAGGTTGCCCAGGGTCTCAGCGGAGCTGACGCAAGCGGCCATGATCCGGCTGTTGAAGCCTCGCCGGGGTGCTGTGAAGACCATCACCCTAGACAACGGCTCGGAGTTCGCCGGCCACATAGCCGTAGGCAAGGCGGTGACCGCAAAGACCTACTTTTGCGATCCCTACTGCTCTGGCCAGCGTGGGAGCAACGAGAATACCAATGGCTTGATACGGCAGTACTTCCCCAAGGGAACAGACTTCCGCCAGGTCACCGATGCCGAGCTGCGCAAGGTGGTCGAGAAACTAAACGACCGCCCTCGAAAGCGACTCGGTTACCGGACACCGGCACAGGTGTTTCTGGGGGAGTACTCAGGAGCCCTGGACACAGCAGGTGCTGCACTTATTGCTTGAATTCAGGGCTTCAAGTAGCACATCTATCACGCTACCGAGTTTGTTGAGATCTACCTGTTTATTATTTTGGCTAAAGGGAGTTACCGGATAGCCAATGATGCCTGATAAGTTCATGATTTACCCCTTAAATGCAGTTTTGGTGATTTTTTAGAGCCTGTCTTGCGTAGTAAGCAAAATTCACTTTGTTTCGTTTGTCGGACGATACCCAGTCATGTGCTTCCTGGGCCAGGTCATGAGGTAGGGGCTTAATTTGACCAGCAGACATTGCTAAAAGCTGCAGTTTTGCCGCTCGCTCGATCAGGATGGCTAAGTTACAGGCCTCTTCAATCGTTTTGCCGGTTACAAGTTGTCCGTGGTGGGCAAGAAATACAGCTCGGTTATTACCCAGCGCCTTTGAAATTAATACGCCTTCTTCATTTCCAACAGGGACGCCTGGCCATTCAGCAACGAACGAGCAATCGTTGTACAAAGCGGCAGTGTCCATTTGGGAAATGATCAGTGGTACTTCTAGCATCGACAATGCGGCCACATGGGTAGGGTGGGTATGAATGATGCAATTAACTTCTGGATGCTCTTTATAGATCCAAGTATGGAAACGGTTGGCTGGATTAGGCATACCTTTGCCAGCCAATAGTTCCAGGTCATGATCCACGATTAACAAGTTTTCGGCTGTGATTTCATCAAACCCCAAGCCCAATCGTTGAGTTAGAAAAGTATTGGGCTGCTCACTACGGCAGGTAATCTGGCCTGCCAAGCCTGAATCGTGACCTTTGTCGAACAGAATTCGGCATGTCAGCGCGAGTTTTTCACGAACAGTCAGCTCTATGTCTTGTATACGCTCTTGCATATTGCTTTCTGCGATCTGCATTAGTTCCTGTTTTGCTTTAGTGGCGGTCTTCATGTTTTTTTCCTCAGATGGCTTTGATAATGGTTGTACAATATCGCCGTTTTGGACCCTTAATAAGGGCCAGTTTTTTTAATTTAAGTGGTCCAGAGGAGGGGGTGACATGTTAAGGCCTTGGCAAACTCAGCTGTGGCTGGAAGACAGCTCTGGTAAAACCTTGCATTCAAAACTGTTGAACACGTTAACGGCGGATATTAAGGAAGGGCGGCTGACGCCCGGCAGCATGTTGCCGGGGTCCCGCGTTTTAGCCGAGCAACTAGGCGTTAATCGGAAAACCGTACAGCAGGTATACGAAGAGCTGGAAGCTCAGGGGTGGCTGGTTACACGCTCTAGGTCGGGTACGTTTGTTTCTGAAACCCTTCCCGAGCAAGGGCTGTCCACGTCAGACCACTACTTGGTCAACAGTACCGACAGGACAAAATCGGCCTCGGAGCTGGTTGAAATACTCTACCAGGGGGCACGCGGCTCTTATAACGACATACCGATAATGAATGATGGTACTCCGGACTCTCGTCTTATCCCTTATGAGCTGCTCGCGCGAACCTATCGACGGGTGTGTATAGACCTTAGCCGTCAATCAAAGCTGGGTTATGGCGACCCTAAAGGGAGCATTGAATTACGGAAATCGATCGCGAAAATGCTATCCGGTGACCGTTTTATGAACTGTTCTGCAGAGCAGGTTTGTGTTGTCAGAGGGAGCCAAATGGGGATTTATCTTGCTTCTCGAATTTTGGATCCGGGAAAAGGTGCCATCGTCATGGAGGACCTTTGTTATTTGCCCGCTAGAGCTGCGTTTGAGTCAAATGGCTTTAAAGTCTTGAAATGCAGGCTTGATGATAAAGGGCTAGATATAGAACACTTGAGAGAGATACTGGCTGAACATTCAGTTGCAGCCATTTATGTCACCCCCCACCATCAATATCCTACAACTGTCTGTATGCACATGAGCAGGCGGCTGGTACTTCTGGAACTCTCCAAAACATACAAGTTTGCGGTTCTGGAAGATGACTATGATCATGAGTTTCACTATGAAACGAACCCAATTCCTCCGCTCGCAAGCCTGCCGAATTCTGAGAATGTTGTTCATATAGGTTCGATGTCGAAGGTCTTTGCTCCTGGTCTAAGACTTGGATATATGGCGGCCGATGCTCAGTTTATTGAGCGTGCCGCACAGGAAATCGTCTTGATTGACAGGCAGGGTAATGCGGTATCTGAACTTGTGCTTTCAAATCTGATGGAATCAGGTGAAGTCAGGCGTCATATCAGAAAAACGCGAAAGGAGTATGAGGCAAGGCGTAATTTCGCTGCAGAAGAATTCGTCCGTTTTTTTGGTGATAAGGTTTCTTTTAAGCTGCCTACAGGAGGAATGGCTATATGGGTAAATATTTCAAAGCTTGTTAATGGGAAGGTGTTGGAACAGCTTCCCGGCAAAGACTCAACTTTAAGCACCGTTTACAACGATGATCAGATTATACCGACCCATCTAAGGTTTGGGTTCGGAGCATTGAGTAAAGCTGAGATTACGCAGTCAGTAGAACAGCTTTCAAAGGCCCTGCTTGTATCAGAATGAGTAGGAGTCGACAGGCGACAAGCAGGGCTAGCGCATGAGTGTTTAGTTTCTGCTTTGTTATGTCGACACACCACAGGGCAGAGGAGCTCGGCTACGGGGGGATTCTGTCAACCATCTGAGGGCGGTATCAGGTTGATAGGGCTAAAGTGCCCCATCAACCATTAAATCCGTATGCCCCAAAAGCTAGCCTTATTAAGGCATGGCCAACTGCCTATGTTAAAAACGATCGATTATAAAAACGACCGATTTTAAAAACGATAGCTTAGCGATACTCCGGTGAGGGCTTGCCAATCGCTACCTAGCTCATCAACGATTGGGCTGTCGGCCGCGCTGCCAGTCAGATGGGTTGCGCCGACGAAACCGGTAGCTGTCCATTCAGGCGTTAGGAAATAGCTAAGGCTAGCATTCACCCCCATTCGCCAGTAACCGCTATCTGGGTTATAAGCAGCCACGCCACTACGTGCGCTGTCTTGCATTGATACGCCAAACAGCGACTCGGTCCACTTCTCGTTTGAATAGGTAACGCTGGGCGATAGCGTGAAAAATGTCCGTTCACTAACGGGCATACGCAGAACAGCATTGGCGGAAAATTTCGCGCCTTCAACGTCGCCGCTTACCGGCGTACTGCCTGCAACGCTATAGCGCCAGAACCCTTGCTGATAGCTAACCCGCAAACCTAATGTGGCCCCGCCATCGACTTTTTCAAACCGGCTGATATCGCCCTTATTGTCTCGCCCAAAGGTGTAGCCAATGAACGGAGAGGCGGTCCAGTTTCCGCTACGGATCGCGTGCCACTCAATACCGTCGCGCACATTGATTGAGAGCTGGTCGCCGTACGTCAGGTTAAGAACAGGCCACGCTTGTGTTTCATAGTCGTCGCTGCCCAGGTAGTCAGGTGAGTAGGTTACGCCTGCGCCTATACTGCCTTCCCAGCTGTCCCCCAAGGCGGGGGCAGCGAATGCGATGCTAATGAAAGCCGCTGCTAACCAGGGGGTGAAGCACTTATAGTTAGAAGTGCTTTGAGTCGCGCGAGAAACGAGAGTCGTCACGGGGTGTCCTTTAAATTGTTCAAACCTGCGAGATTGTATGTTTTTGTTTCAAACTACTGCAAGCACTCTAGAGACCTGTATGGCCCATGAGTTGAAACTATTTTCTGTTTCATAGCTTAGGTTAGATAACTCAACGGCTATAGGGCGCACTGTGCACACATAGCGCAGGGAGAGCGCTACAGGGAAGTGCAAGCAGGGAGTGCTTGTGGTGCACAAGGACGCATGAACAGGAGGTTCGTGAAGAAAGATCAAGGAGGACCTGATAAAACCCCGGCCAGTGCGATGGTCGGGGTTTTTTTATGGGCAAACGGCACTGCTGACTAACAAGCGTGATGATAAAACAGTGCGCTGAGTTTGCTCATTGGCGTGGATACCGCCGTTTGGCAATTCATACAGCGCAGCGTAGCGCTGTCTTTGCCGGTGCCCTCAAGGCGAAATCGTTTTAGGTACGACGTTGTCGAGGATTCCGCGTTGCCGCAATGACGGCAAATAATATCCACGCCGTAGACTGTCGGGCTAATCATGATATGTCTCACGCTGACCTCCTAACGCAAGGGAGTTAATGGGTTCAGTCGTGGTAACGTCCGTGTAGGGATGCATCCGTGACGATGCTTAAAAAGTATAAACAGCAAACGGCTAGTTCGCCATTTATATAAGCAGCTAGCTATTTATAAACGGGTAGTAAAAAATTTAAAAAACTCATGTTTTGATATCCCAGGTTAATGTTTTTGACATATATGAGGTTCAAGGTAGGTAAACACAGGGAAAGGTGTTAGGGACGACCAAGCAGGAAGGCTTGTTAAACCAGGGATGCACGAACAGGATGTTCGTGAAGAAGGATTACGGAGGAAATACTACTACCCCGGCCAGGAATGGCCGGGGTTTTTTACGCTAGTGCTTGGCTACACTCGTTCTTCACTATCTCTTCACTACTTCTTTGCTTTTTTGGGCTTTGAAGTTTTTTTGTCTTCATCAGTATCAGACTTGTCGCTATCAGGCTTGTCGCTACCCTGATGGCTAAGCGTGCTGGCCTGATCGAGCCGTGGGTGGTTGTCCAGGAATTCCCGCTGCAGGTCAGGTAGGGCGTCCAGTGCTTTTAAGGTGTGGGTCAGCGCGTGAACTGCCGCGAGTACATCCTGGGTGTTGCCGGTTTCGGAAATAGTATGCATGTTGCGGATCGGGAAACCGATTGAGGTAGCTGCGCTATCAATAGAGGCCAGCACGCCTGCCATGCCGTCAGTACCCGTATCCACGCCCACGATGTCCCGCTGCAGGGGAATATCCTGCTCTTTGGCGACGCTGGCGATAATGCGGTTGAGCTGTTCGCTGGCAATGGAGCCTACGGACATCGTGAAGCCTTTGCCCATTTCCAGCGGCTGCATGCGCTTGTCGCCAATGCCGGGGGCGGCTACGTAGTCGTGGTTAACGTCTACGCCAATCAGTGCGTCTGGCTTTAGTTCGCCAGCCAATACGCGGCTGCCGAAACGGCCAATTTCTTCGTAGCTGGCAATGGCAAACAGCACGCGTACGTTTTCAGTACCACCGGCTTCTGCGATTAACTTCGCCACTTCTGCGGTAACAAAGCAGCCCAAGCCATTATCCAGGTAAGCGCCGTAGAAGGTGTTCGGGCTAAAACCAGGGCGAATGGGGCGGTCGAAAATAATCGAATCACCCGGGCGAACGCCTAAATTCAGCACTTGCTGCTTTTTATTTTCGCCATGGATTTGCAGGTCCAGGTAGATCTGCTCTTTTTTGATACCTTTGCTGCCATCGCGCTGTGCAGGATCAGAAAAGTGAATCGCGCCCAGGGCTTCTACTGTACCGCCTTGGATGCAGCGATAGCTGCCGGGGGCGTCAGGATCTTCGCTGAATAGCTTCACTTCATGGCCGATAAGTACGGTAGGCAAGAAGGAGTCAGTGTTGATCCAGATCTTGCCGTCTTCGCCAATCGAGCGAACCTGCATGCGGATTTTGTCTGCATGGCCGATGATCATCACTTTGAACATGTCATCGCGACCAGGGTGGGTGTCCAGCACTACGCCAGCATTGCCTTTAAACTGATGCAGATGCCAGCCGCTGGGTGCGAAGCTTTCAAAGTAGGGCTTCAGTACGCCGTAGGTCATGGCGCCTTCCAGGCCTACCGGGCTAGGGGCGGCAAGAATATCGCGCATGATGTTGAACTGCGCGTCGGGCATGGGTTGCGTCCAGGGTTTGGCGCTGTCGCTCATGTTAAGCACTCTCCGTTGGGTGGTGTTCATCGCTAACTAGTCTGCCAGATTCTTGCTTCAGATGCGCATGGCTGGTTCGCCTAGAGAGACAAGAATTTTGGGCTTTGGTTATAAAATCCTCTAGGATAGGCGCTTTTTTCTGACAAGGTGGAAGGTCATGGCGTCTTCTGGGCAACCTCGCACTCAGTGGCTGGGCCGCTGGGGCTTTATGCTGGCAGCCACCGGTTCGGCGGTGGGGCTGGGCAATATTTGGAAATTCCCCTATATCACCGGGGAGTATGGTGGTGGGGCCTTTGTGCTGGTGTATCTGGCGTGCATTTTAGCCGTTGGCGTTCCAGTGATGATGACCGAAATTGCCTTTGGTCGGCGTGGGCGCGGCAGCCCGATTGATGCGATACGGCGCGTTGTCAATGAGTCTGGCCGCTCTTCTGCCTGGTCGCTGATTGGTTGGATGGCGATGCTTTGCGGCTTTATGATTCTGTCGTTTTATGTCGTGGTCGCAGGTTGGTCGTTCTCCTATTTATGGAAAATGCTCACCGGTGGCCTTGCAGGCAGTAGCGTTGATGACATGGCGGCGGTCTTTGGAGCCAATAATGCCAACCCGTTCATTCTGGGCGGTTGGAGCACCCTGGTGGCAGTGCTGACCATGGTGATTGTGGGCAAAGGCGTTCAGGAAGGTATCGAGAAAAACGTCAGTTGGATGATGCCTGGGCTGGTGCTCATGCTCATTCTGCTGATTATTTTTGGGGTGTTTTCCGGTGGGTTTGGCGAGGCAGTGAGTTTCTTGTTCTCGTTCAACGCGGGCAGCCTCTCCAGTGAAGGCATGCTGGCGGCGTTGGGCCACGCCTTTTTCACCTTGTCGTTGGCATCCGGTGCGATTCTGACTTACGGTAGCTACTTGCCCAAAGGTGCATCCATTGGGCGTACCACGATAAGCGTGGCCATTGCTGATACCGTGGTTGCGCTAATGGCGGGGCTGGCGATCTTCCCGGTTATTTTTGCTAACGGGATGAATCCTGGTGAAGGGCCGGGGCTTATCTTTATGAGCTTGCCGCTGGCCTTCCAGGCGATGCCAATGGGCACGTTATTTGGCATTCTGTTTTTCTTGATGCTCTCGATGGCGGCGCTGACCTCGTCTATTTCGATGGTGGAAGCCACGGTGTCGTGGTTATGCGATAACAAAGGCATGACCCGTAAATCGGCCTCTTGGGCGACGGGCATCGTGCTATGGCTGATCAGCACGCTGGCGATGCTATCGTTTAACCTGGGCGCTGATTGGACACTGGCGGGTAAAAACTTCTTTGACTGGCTGGATTATTTGACCTCGCGCTGGATGATGCCGCTGGGTGGCTTGGGTACGGTCGTGTTGGCGGGGTTTGTGCTGAAAAGTGAGACATTCCGCGATGAACTAGGCCTTGCACCGTTGCCTTATGCGCTATGGTTGACCATGGTGCGCTACGTTAGTCCGTTGGGTATTTTGGTTATCTTTGCTGATGCCTTGGGGCTTTACCAAGTTTCGTTCGCGGTGCATTGGCCGTGGCTGCTAGCGGTTTTGCTGGTCATGGTCGCAGTGGGGGAGACTCTAAGCCCGCGGCTGCGCCAAGCGCTGCGCTCGCGCTAGCCGCTGTTGTTCACGCTTCACCCTGGCAGCTGCAATGGCACCAGGGTGAGTGCCTGCCTCCATGAGTTCGTCCCAGCAGGTGGTGTAACGGTTAGAGCGGTGTGCACAGCGCAACTGCCACGGTGCTTCCGCCTCTGTCATTCCAAAACGAATCGTGCCTTGCCCCATGCGTTGGTTAATCGCGTCAACGGTGTTCATCAAGTGCGGGTGTGCTTTATGTGAAGGCTGCAACAGCGAAAGCTGATACTGCTGTGCATCGACTAAGTCCAATAGCATGACACCGGCTTTCATAAACTGAAAACCCGGCCGATACATCTGTTCCAACCCTTCGCGGACGGCTTCTAAAATGATGCGGGTATCGTCGCTTGGCGATGCCAGGGGAATCATCGCGCTAGGTGAAAGCTGAGGCTGGTCTTTACGATGGCGGTTGGTATTTAGAAATAGCAATATGGCGCGGGTAAGGCTTTTCTGCTGGCGCAGTTTTTCGGCACTGCGCTGAGCATGGCGGCGCAGCGCTGCGTGCAATTCCGCTTTTACACCGGTTGCTTGGCCAAAAGAGCGTGATGTCATAATACGCTGACGCGGCGCTTCTAGTGCGTTCATTTCCAAGCAGGAGGTACCGCGTAGCTCTAGCGCTGTACGCGCAAGCACCACTGAAAATCGTTTGCGAAGTTGCTTTGGGTCACACTCCCGCAACTGCCACGCCGTGCGAATACCACTCACCGCAAGCCGTTCTGCTAGGCGTCTGCCGACGCCCCATACGTCATTCACCGACAGCTGTTTAAGCAGCGCCGTAGTGGTCGGGCTGTTGGCAGTGAGTAGGCAGACGCCTTGGTAGTGAGGCTGCTGTTTGGCAACGTGATTAGCGAGTTTGGCTAGCGTATGGGTAGGTGCCAGCCCTACGCATACGGGCAGCCCTAAATAGCGGCGAACACGGCGGCGGACAACTTCCCCAAGCGCTTGGCATTGAGCGTCGCTGAAGCCATCCAGATAGATAAACATTTCATCAATAGAGTAAGGCGCGACGTCTGGACAAGCATCCCGCAGTAGCTGGGCGAGTCGTGCGGACATGTCGCCATAGAGTTCATAGTTAGATGACAATAAGTGAATCTCTCCCCGTCGGCGCAAACCTTCCAACTGAAAAGAGGGAGTGCCCATGGGAATTTCCAAGGCCTTCATTTCGGCCGAACGGGCGATCACACAGCCATCGTTATTCGACATCACGCCCACGGGTTTGCCTTCAAGCGTGGGGTTAAAAACGAGCTCGCAGGAAACATAAAAATTATTGGCATCAACAAGGCCAATCATGGCAAATACTCATGCACCACAGCGCGCACCACCCCCCATAGCTGGCAGTTTGTCTCTTCTAACGGCAGCGGTGGATAGTGAGGATGTGCCGAGCAGAGGTGTGGCGTGCCTTGATAGAGCGCATAACGCTTTATCAGTACTTCCTCTTCAAACATAGCGACCAGGATATGCCCTAAGCGGGGCGGTATGCTGCGGTCTACCACCAGTAAGTCACCTTCAAATATCCCCCAGCCTTCCATGCTGTCGCCCGCGGCGGTGAGATAAAACGTATGGTTGGGGTGTTTAATCAACCGCTCATTGAGATCCAACGTGCGTGGTTCGTAATCTTGAGCAGGTGAGGGGAAGCCGCTAAACCCAGCACGGCCGTATAGCGTTGGAAATGGCAACGGCTGAGAGGTTAACGGCAGGGCTGTCGCAACCATCGTTGTTGGAAATGTACTCGTTGTTAACGTACTTGTTGCAAACG includes the following:
- a CDS encoding Y-family DNA polymerase encodes the protein MIGLVDANNFYVSCELVFNPTLEGKPVGVMSNNDGCVIARSAEMKALEIPMGTPSFQLEGLRRRGEIHLLSSNYELYGDMSARLAQLLRDACPDVAPYSIDEMFIYLDGFSDAQCQALGEVVRRRVRRYLGLPVCVGLAPTHTLAKLANHVAKQQPHYQGVCLLTANSPTTTALLKQLSVNDVWGVGRRLAERLAVSGIRTAWQLRECDPKQLRKRFSVVLARTALELRGTSCLEMNALEAPRQRIMTSRSFGQATGVKAELHAALRRHAQRSAEKLRQQKSLTRAILLFLNTNRHRKDQPQLSPSAMIPLASPSDDTRIILEAVREGLEQMYRPGFQFMKAGVMLLDLVDAQQYQLSLLQPSHKAHPHLMNTVDAINQRMGQGTIRFGMTEAEAPWQLRCAHRSNRYTTCWDELMEAGTHPGAIAAARVKREQQRLARAQRLAQPRA
- the umuD gene encoding translesion error-prone DNA polymerase V autoproteolytic subunit, which encodes MVATALPLTSQPLPFPTLYGRAGFSGFPSPAQDYEPRTLDLNERLIKHPNHTFYLTAAGDSMEGWGIFEGDLLVVDRSIPPRLGHILVAMFEEEVLIKRYALYQGTPHLCSAHPHYPPLPLEETNCQLWGVVRAVVHEYLP